Proteins encoded in a region of the Corvus hawaiiensis isolate bCorHaw1 chromosome 18, bCorHaw1.pri.cur, whole genome shotgun sequence genome:
- the TRMT2A gene encoding tRNA (uracil-5-)-methyltransferase homolog A, which yields MAEECERCGPDRETAPVAEAGDGAQRDSQAGEDPAESPDVYRYIKGDLFTSEIYKVEIQNLPKYIGFNDVKKFLAKYGLNPHKIKLFGKQTFAFVTFKSEEERDKAMQVLHGALWKSRHLSVRLAKPKADPIAKKRKQEEDSEQGEAKRPAPSGEEPLSKRIADVVTPLWNVPYEEQLAQKKQECEQVLQKLTKEIGNNNRALLPWLFLQKQKFNKLCCPVEGVKASPLQTEYRNKCEFLIGIGVNQEDKTVGCRLGKYKGGTCAVVEPFDTIHIPAIAKKVVKAFQDYIRSTPYSVYSPETYEGHWKQLTVRTSRNGHIMAIAYFNPQKLSKEELADLKISLAKYFTEGMGKSSGVTSLYFVEEGQRKSPNLEDLPLEHVAGDKYIYEELLGLKFRISPHAFFQVNTQAAEVLYAAIGEWVQLSQESTVLDVCCGTGTIGISLAKRVKKVIGIELCQEAVQDAKANAQINELSNIEFYCGKAEDIVPSLMNVLAPQNLITIVDPPRAGLHSKVILALRRAEQLKKLIYVSCNPRAAMNNFVDLCRAPSNRVKGASFRPVRAMAVDLFPQTRHCELLIFFERVEYANGSSAAAAAPAAGEITAAACGSEGMDGISPAAREGGSQAAAGDEDTTVQERGSLNS from the exons ATGGCGGAGGAATGCGAGCGCTGCGGCCCCGACCGCGAAACGGCTCCTGTGGCGGAGGCTGGAGATGGGGCTCAGCGGGACAGCCAGGCCGGGGAAGACCCCGCGGAGAGCCCCGACGTATATAGATATATTAAGGGAGACTTGTTCACCTCCGAGATCTATAAAGTAGAGATACAGAACCTGCCCAAATACATTGGGTTTAATGACGTGAAAAAGTTCCTTGCCAAGTACGGGCTCAATCCTCACAAGATAAAACTCTTTGGGAAGCAGACGTTCGCCTTCGTGACGTTCAAGAGCGAGGAGGAGCGGGACAAGGCCATGCAGGTGCTGCACGGCGCGCTCTGGAAGAGCCGCCACCTCAGCGTGCGCCTGGCCAAGCCCAAAGCCGACCCCATCGCCaagaaaaggaagcaagaaGAGGATTCGGAGCAGGGAGAGGCGAAGCGTCCGGCTCCCTCCGGAGAGGAGCCTCTGAGCAAGCGGATCGCGGATGTGGTGACCCCGTTGTGGAACGTGCCCTACGAGGAGCAGCTGGCCCAGAAGAAGCAGGAGTGCGAGCAAGTGCTGCAGAAGCTGACAAA GGAAATAGGAAATAACAACAGAGCTTTATTACCCTGGTTGTTCCTGCAGAAGCAGAAGTTTAATAAATTATGTTGCCCAGTGGAGGGAGTGAAAGCATCACCCTTACAG ACTGAATATCGCAACAAATGTGAGTTCTTGATTGGGATTGGTGTAAATCAAGAAGACAAAACTGTGGGTTGTCGTCTTGGCAAATATAAGGGTGGTACATGTGCTGTAGTGGAGCCATTTGATACTATTCACATTCCTGCTATTGCCAAAAAAGTAGTAAAAGCTTTCCAAGACTACATAAG GTCAACTCCTTACTCAGTGTACAGTCCTGAAACCTACGAAGGTCACTGGAAGCAGCTCACGGTCCGGACCAGCCGGAATGGCCATATCATGGCAATTGCTTATTTCAATCCTCAG AAATTGAGTAAAGAAGAGCTAGCTGACCTGAAAATCTCTCTGGCAAAATACTTCACAGAAGGGATGGGAAAGAGCAGTGGTGTTACTTCTCTGTACTTTGTGGAGGAAGGACAGAG GAAATCTCCCAATCTAGAAGACTTGCCTTTGGAGCATGTGGCTGGTGATAAGTACATATATGAAGAACTCCTTGGCCTAAAATTTAGAATTTCTCCTCATGCATTTTTTCAA GTGAACACACAAGCTGCAGAAGTTTTGTACGCTGCCATTGGGGAGTGGGTACAACTGAGCCAAGAGAGCACTGTGCTGGACGTCTGTTGTGGGACAGGAACCATTGGGATTTCTTTAGCAAAG AGAGTGAAGAAGGTAATTGGAATTGAGCTCTGCCAAGAAGCTGTGCAGGATGCCAAAGCAAATGCCCAGATTAATG AACTGAGTAATATTGAATTCTATTGTGGGAAGGCAGAAGATATTGTTCCTTCCCTGATGAACGTTTTAGCTCCGCAAAACCTGATCACGATTGTAGATCCGCCGCGAGCAGGGCTGC ATTCCAAGGTAATTCTTGCCCTTAGAAGAGCTGAACAGCTGAAGAAGCTCATCTATGTCTCCTGCAATCCCAGAGCTGCAATGAATAACTTTGTGGA CCTATGCCGGGCCCCTTCCAACAGGGTGAAAGGAGCCTCTTTCCGCCCCGTGCGAGCCATGGCTGTGGATCTGTTCCCTCAGACCAGGCACTGTGAGTTACTGATCTTCTTTGAGAGGGTGGAATATGCCAacggcagctctgcagcagcagcagcacccgcTGCCGGTGagatcacagcagcagcatgtgGCTCCGAGGGCATGGATGGCATcagcccagcagccagggagggggggagcc
- the RANBP1 gene encoding ran-specific GTPase-activating protein: MADTAEAHEEHDTSTENADDSNHDPQFEPIVSLPEQEIKTLEEDEEELFKMRAKLFRFASENDLPEWKERGTGDVKLLKHKEKGTIRLLMRRDKTLKICANHYITPLMELKPNAGSDRAWVWNTHADFADESPKPELLAIRFLNAENAQKFKAKFEECRNEVGKKAKKAGTDKNDSADKVAEKLEELSVKEESRESEKKETKEKTEEKQ; the protein is encoded by the exons ATGGCGGACACGGCG GAAGCACATGAGGAGCATGATACTTCTACTGAAAATGCAGATGATTCTAACCACGATCCTCAGTTTGAGCCCATAGTTTCCCTTCcagagcaagaaataaaaactctggaagaggatgaggaagaaCTCTTTAAGAT GCGAGCGAAGCTCTTCCGGTTTGCATCTGAGAATGACCTTCCAGAGTGGAAAGAACGAGGAACTGGTGATGTGAAGCTCCTGAAACACAAGGAGAAGGGAACAATTCGCCTCCTCATGCGGAGGGATAAAACCCTAAAAATCTGTGCAAACCATTACA TCACACCCTTAATGGAGCTGAAGCCTAACGCTGGGAGCGACAGGGCATGGGTCTGGAACACACATGCTGACTTTGCAGATGAAAGTCCCAAGCCCGAACTTCTGGCAATCCGATTTCTAAACGCAGAGA ATGCACAGAAATTCAAGGCAAAATTTGAAGAATGCAGGAACGAAGTAggcaagaaagcaaagaaag CAGGCACAGACAAAAACGATAGTGCTGATAAAGTTGCTGAAAAACTAGAAGAGCTTTCTGTAAAAGAAGAGAGCAGAGAATCTGAGAAGAAAGAGACCaaggaaaaaactgaagaaaagcaataa